In Bactrocera neohumeralis isolate Rockhampton chromosome 5, APGP_CSIRO_Bneo_wtdbg2-racon-allhic-juicebox.fasta_v2, whole genome shotgun sequence, the genomic window CGTGtcaaatatgttaattttgtGTGTACTCGTCGATAAGCGTTCACTGTCAGCCACTTGAGTTGAGTATTTGACAAATACTTCGAGTTTGCTTTTTCTACTCGGCaaagaaaaatcaataaaaaggaCCTGTGGACGTATTCCTTGTGTTCCTTTCCGCGCTCACAATAAATTGCAGTGAGAGTACCTTATTACAAAAGAGAGTGCGACTGCCTTCGCTCCAAATTGAGTTATGTGATTTGTCATCAGGCGTTCTGTGCTTTGGCCGGCCGTTTTTGACGCACTTAACAAATGCGACTGGCAATGCTGCATTTGTTATGGCACATTCTTGCTCATAATGTAACGGTATTAGAGTAGCTAGGACTTACTTCATATGGTGGCTGTGCGAAACGAACTGATGTGAAACGAATGGGTGTCTTTTTCAGggataaatattcaaaaactgtTGTTGTGGTTTACATTTTCGTATTACTAATTAAGAAAGCAATCAAAAAACATGTATAAACCAATCTATAAACTGAACAGggtagaatacccttcacaaataaacaaatttccataaagaacttgatttttaaacgTTGGTTTGTAttggcagcaatatgctattGTGATCgaaactgaacaatttcttcggagattgcaccattgctttggaaaataactTATACCGAATTTCTtacttaatacaccctgttcagggtataaaggtATAAACGCGTAAAATCTGCCAATTGTCGCACAACTCGTAAACACGATAATGATAATGTTCCATTTGTTGGCAGGCCCCCATTTCTCTAATACATGGACATGTAGACGCGTACACCGCGACCACGAGCCTCTGCTATtgttctatataatatataagtatgtgctcATATTAGCTGCTTATGATCGCACAATTTTCATATGAATGTagatgttcatacatatattgtatgtacatattatctACAATCGCCAAGCAAAATAATAGAGACGCGTGCAATTATTTATAGattcaatttataaatttcttgttTGAGGTAAACAAGCCAGTCAAACGGAGCGCGGTTcggaaaattttacttttaaaggccatattagttaattttatttacagtgaCGCCACGCAAAATCATCAACAATTTGAATATTAAGGAGTTTTCGCATTGAATGCTTTGGTGGAGCCACGTTTCGTGCTGGCCTTTTCTATAGGTTTTCGTAtaacttaattaataaataataaatagcgaCTCTCTGAGCGCCAAGTTGGCCCCTTATTGGAAGAGAGATAACCTGCCGTCGGCCGCTCACTCAGTTGCCGCTGTTGACTGGCTAGAAATCAAAAATCGTTGTGCATGTGGACGCTAGTCGCAAGATTTTTCAGTTCTAGTGGAGCCTTTGCGCGGGTTGGTTCAGTCACGTTTCGTCAGTActtgaataaaaaacaatttgattaaatatttcCGCTGTGACGTGGTTAACTACTGTGAAGATGTCTTTGGTTCGTTTAATTGGCGCTGAGGTGAGGCTTTTATATTAAACGCCCTAATAcgaaatgtacatacatttgtatgaatGAAGTTGCCTTTATATTGTAAGCAGCATTGTTgagataatataatataataacataataatTCAACACAACAATTGTTATATTGGTGTTTATTTTGCTCGAAGCCACGCGTGGCAGTGAAATTATCACAATAATGTTATGTAACTTATTCGTGGGTAGAACACGACAACTGCTTGCCGTTGCCTAGCGGCTggatggaaatattttttgtattgtttttgtgtttttatttaagtagaTAGATATAGCATTTTAAGTTAATAGATTACGCTCACCTTGCTGCCGGCCAAAAGAGCGACTTGTGCTGAGTGCGTGGCTACCGGTCGGTAAATTATGAATTCGATTTTCGCGCCGGTTAAAACTATATAGAGGTATAAGTACTTAGTACATAACTGATAATACGATACGAAATTTTAGTTAGTCCTTTGCGAgaaggaaataataaataacaaatcttggtgttatcaatttttaaaatgtgaaatCAGCAACTGGCGAGATTTGTATTGTAGCACTAGCAAACTAACTGAAGCAAATTGTTGTACTGTCTGTAAGATTTTCGTGCAGGGCATGTATACTTATActctttatgtacatacttatgtgtatatagtatatggtatatggaaACTGATAATAAACCGGTTCATAAGTCAACCTAACAAGTGGAAAGAATAGGCATATGTATGCAGATATAATCAAGGTATATagtatacctatgtatgtacatatgtacatatatataccaaGTATACCACATTACACATATGTGGTTTAACACTTTGAGCACgtacaactttttttatataagcaatataaacaataaaaatgtgatATTGTGTTTATCAGTTAGAGAAAATTAAGAAGCAGTTGGcgataaaactataaaaattaattaaaaagtataacGGCACCAAGAAAaagtaatttgatttttatgacaatataaacaaacactgtcatacacatatgtacatacattataaTTTAACGGTATATGAAGTCGTATGTGTATTCGACATTGGAGTAAACTTTTCGCTGCTTGAGAGTGTTTACTCTCTTAttataaatacatgtacataacaTTAGTATATTCCTTCATTGATAAGCTTGTGTGATGCGATTTGATGCATTTACCCAAGCACTTTGACTTTTGCTCGTGGAAGAGTCCGTGCAATGTCAAATCAATTAAAACTGAAATCAACAGTTTTATCAACTAAATTTGAATACCTCAACAGTTCATGAACCTGACAGTTTCAGAATGCATTTATGTAGCTATTAATTTACGCGACAAGGAAAAAGCGAACCCAAGCGTATGGAAATGAATTAAATAGAAAGGAAACAAGAGTAAAACATATCTGCATTTCCAAATAAAAGGATTTTAAGGTGTGCATTGGATGGAATTCAGTTTTGTATTTGATGGCAATGAATCAAAGACCGTCAAGGATACCTCCCTAGAGttaatattttggcaaaatatattaattgcttttcttttcttgttttagtgCCGTTTGTTGGCTAAGCGCGGCTACGCTTCTTCTCCAGCAACTACAAAAATGTTCATCGATGGCAAATTTGTGGAGTCTCAAACCAAAGAATGGATCGATTTGCACGACCCCGCTACCAATGAGGTCATCAGCCGCGTACCCAAGTGCACACAGAGTGAGATGCAAGCAGCTTTGGAGTCCAACAAAAAAGCGTTCAAATCGTGGAGCCAGCAATCAGTGTTATCCCGCCAGCAGGTTATGTTCAAATTACAAGCATTGATCAAATCGAATATGGGTGAATTGGCTAAGAACATAACCAAGGAACAAGGCAAAACACTTGCCGATGCTGAGGGTGACGTTTTACGTGGATTACGTAAGTCATTTTTTTTTAGCACTATTCCCTCTGTTGCATTAACagccaatattttttatattttataattaaaacagAGGTAGTTGAGCACTCTTGTAGCATTCCCTCGTTAGCAATGGGTGAGACTGTGGCTAACGTGGCACGCGATATGGATACTTATTCGCTTGTCTTGCCTTTGGGTGTCACTGCGGGTATTGCACCTTTCAACTTCCCCGCCATGATTCCACTATGGATGTTCCCTGTGGCCATTACCTGTGGTAACACCATGCTTCTGAAGCCATCAGAGCGAGTGCCCGGTTCGACTATGCTGTTGATGGAGCTGCTAAATGAAGCTGGCTGCCCACCTGGCGTTGTTAATGTCATTCACGGTCAACATGATGTTGTCAATTTCATCTGCGATGCACCCGAAATCAAAGCCGTTTCCTTTGTCGGCTCTGATGCTGCAGGCAAATACATTTATGAGCGTGCTGGCAAAAATGGCAAACGTGTGCAGAGCAATATGGGTGCCAAGAACCACGGTGTTATTGTGGCCGACGCAAACAAGGAGAACACCTTGAACCAACTGGCTGGCGCCGCTTTTGGTGCTGCGGGTCAACGTTGCATGGCACTTTCCACTGCTGTGTTTGTTGGCGAAGCACAGAAATGGATTCCAGATTTGGTTGAGCGCGCCAAGAAATTGAAGGTGAATGCTGGTCATGTGCCTGGCACTGATGTGGGTCCAGTCATCAGTGCACAATCGAAGAAACGTATTAATGATCTTGTTGAATCTGGAGTAAAGGAAGGAGCTAAACTTATTCTAGATGGACGCAATGTCAAGGTACCTGGCTATGAAGCAGGTTACTTCGTTGGACCCACCATCCTCTCTGACGTTACACCCAATATGGAGTGCTACAAAGAGGAAATATTTGGACCCGTCTTGGTAATTTTGAAAGCCGATACCCTGGACGAAGCTATTCAAACCGTCAATGCAAATCCCTACGGCAACGGTACAGCGATCTTCACCACTAATGGCGCAACTGCACGCAAGTTCGTCAACGAAATCGATGTAGGTCAAGTAGGTGTGAACGTACCCATACCCGTACCTCTACCCATGTTCTCGTTCACCGGCACACGTGGCTCCTTCCGAGGGGATCACCACTTCTATGGCAAAATGGGCATCAAATTCTACACACAAACCAAGACCGTAACTCAATTGTGGCGCGAAACCGATGTGACGCACACCCAGGCGGCGGTAGCCATGCCCACGATGAAATAGATCAAAATTACAACCTATATAAAGTGATAGTCCAGGACATTCGTCTTCCTATTTAAGATGCCTTAGTGTCAATGACCGGTACATAAATAAcgaagttcatatatttttgtacgcttgatattttcaaaacaatccATACATGGAAAtgctgcatttatttttttgtatatacttattaaGAATGTAAAGTTGCTATGAGCTCATTTGTTGCATAAATgttattaagaaataaatatatgaatacatactGATATTAAAAGAATGGTTTCATGAAATAAGTATTAAGGTATTTACACGAAGGGCTCACGAAGGCTATGATTTCGTaggcacatgtacatatatggtagtGGAATAAACTTTCTAAGATATTGGGAAATCGATTTCTTGCTGTgacatttgatattttattgacACGAATAATAATGGAACGAAAAATATGATAGCATAAATAGTGTGTGCGATCTTCCGAAAACTGCGATCAATAGTCATAAAAGTCATCCGACTGTCATACCCTTCTATTCAGTTGTTCTAATCTTCTATTTAGCCCATGGCATTCTTCGATTACGTGTTAGAAggatatacaattttattgtcTCATTGACACtgtcaaatttgtatatactcatAAATTCATTGGATCATCGCAATGATTGTCCGATCTTCAAAGCCATCAAATGGTagcgaaaataaaatcaaaggaTACATGAAGTGTTTTTGCGAAGCGCCTTCGTCATAAATTTGACATTATTGTGTGACATTCTACTAAAGGAGTTATTTCCGCCTCATCCCCTTTCTCTAAGGCGGAGTGTTGCTTGCCAATCTGCGGAAGCGTTGAAGCGCACATTTTGCGGATTTCATTGCCGATTTTGGctgttgtaatattttattggcTAAATTGATGATTTCAGCTGTGTAAGTTAGTGATCGAAAAAGGGAGGAATCGTAAAACTCCTAGTGTATTGCTTATAAGTAGACGTTGATTACGTGAGAAAATATAGTCAAATTCATAAATGTCAAATGTCTCATACACGACTCCTCTAGTAACGCCCACTAATAACTCAAACTAAATAATTGAAAcctttatataataattgctcTCAGAGAATGCGATCCGAAAAAAGTGTCGAgagcaaaaaaaatcatatctcacttacatatgtaggtaaGAAAGAAATTTAGAACATATATTGTTGAGTTCCTTTTATAAAAGTAGTGATGGCTTTAACGAAATGCAAACTTTTAATTAAGTAGTACCTACTGTTATATGGATTCCTTTTATTTGAGAATGTTTCAATACACACCGAATTCAATCTGTATTTACTTTCTATCAAATTAAGTAGGTCCAAAGAATAGGCCCTAACCCAAagagtaaaaaataaagaaaataaataaaaaaagtaagaaagagttaagttcggatgtaactgaaaattatatactcttgtaacttgcaagGATCTAAGTGAGGGAAATACTGTCAGGTGTAGTTAATCTTCATATTAAACTAGCAAAACccttaacttcagctgcactgaagctgttatttttgggaaaaagaacgtgtgcaattTTGTCCACACTTTAAGGAGTAATTACCCTTTTGTTAAGCTTTTGTGGGTTCAGTGAGCTCATAGTTTACATTATGAGGTCACTaactattttgtttatattttatgaggTCAATGACCCTTTGGTTTATATCTAGCAAAGTCCGAAACCAAATCAATGtggtatttgtttatatttttccaaggtcaatttatgagatcaatgacccttgtttttacatttagccaagtccacaatctttgtttacaaaaagattctctccgaatttcaataatatatcttaACATTGATCAATATATTAGGCAAACAGTCAGTTATAGGCACTATGATCCACATCTTCGATATCTGCGGGCTTGAACAGtgcgattttgacaatttttagacTTGAGATGACatacatactttaaaggaaCTACTTGTCAaggaacatatgtacatatgtaccgaGTTTCATGAAGAAACCTTACGTTTTATTAAAGTTACAGCCTGTACTAGTAGATGGACCGACGGATGGACAggcagtcacccggatttcaattcGGCTCATCAACctgattatatatatgtaaataatatatgtataaatatatattataatagtaTAACCCTACACTTGTCTActatattctgtagcaacatgttgcaagagaatAAAAAGAAAGAGTCCACGCTCGACTCTAATGCAGAATGATTTATAAATCTTTCCACGTGccataagcataaaaatacatgCAGCACTAGAAAACGATATGAAAAATCGAAGGATCTCATTAAATTGCCTGCCGGCATAACAGCCACTCTTATTCAGAGCGGTTTTTACGACCGAGCGCCTTAAAATCCTTAGGAAATgaggaaaaaacaaaagaaatatattgcTGTGTGCTTTGTGGTTTACAACTTCATTCGGCTGGCAGCATAACTTTAAATACAACGTTGCACGTATTAAGATCTTACACACCTTTTCGTAGCGTGGACAGACTGCACAATCTGCCGATGAAGACATTCTTGTCGCTTACGTACTTTCTGCGCAGCTGCCTTTATTTTCATGCTGGTCAGACTTGATTAGCACGAAGGATGTAGAGCATTCTCACCTGTGGCGCAACCACTCAGAAATAAGTGTACCGACTGTGTGCTTAACAATAGCAGAGATAATTAAATAGTCAACTAGGGCGCATGCGCGAATGCGTCAATGCTTTATTACACATTTGCAAAGATAAGCAGATTGTGAAACAAACTAATTCAGTAGCGCATAACTATTTTGACACGCTTTGCAACTTTAGCTCTGCGGAAATCAATTTCATACTTTGACAACTGCTTTCGTTATACGAAGATAGTACGAATGGCGTACAGgcatgtatttaaatatatgttgtAAAATTAAGACagttagttaaatttttatattaaaattagccAAAAATCAAATACCTGCTATGGTGTGACTTTTCTAAAAACGGAAGttttctcaacaattttttggCGGCTTTCCTCAGAGCTCCAACTGAATAAGACAATCAAGCAGAAATGTCTAACTAAAAGTTTATAACTCGAAATGAATtatcattatacatataaaaacattGCAAACATATGCAGTCCATTTCGATGTCCATGTTAAATACCCAAAACTGCTACCCATAAATCCACACAAAATGCACTTAGCAATAATAATTTGAGAGAATTTCCATTCAAGCGTGAAAACTTTTAACATTGATTATTTCGGAATATTGCGCAAAATCTAATTAATCCGATTAAACAACGCTAAAACTATTCCACTCATCAGCTTTGGGCTAAACGAGCTATCCTCTAAAAGCATAGTTGTTACCATACCACTacagtatgtatagtatatatgtacatataaatatataatagagtGTGTAATTATGGCTTACGAACCATCGAAGggataaataaaaagcaatgaaattatccaatattttttgcttgtttcgTTTGGACGTAAGAGCTGTATATTCATATACTTATAAGTaccttatatagtatattcaacaaagtggaaaattaaatgaaatcccTCACGTCTGTAAAAAAGCCACAATATTTTAGCAAAATCCATTTTTCGCAAGTTTATGTAACAACATTATAGACTCCCCCTCCGATATTTTCCACATTCCATCGCCGTTTCATGAAATTCGAACACGGCAAAGGCCGAAATCTTATTTCTTCAACCTTTGCCGAAGGATTTCCTGCATTTTGAGTGCATTGAAGCACGAAATTAAGAAAGTTCCCACAAGCTAATAATCATAAATCAGAAAAACTCTCtcatatttttcatacacatgCGATTAAGATGacagttgtgttgttgttgaataGGATAACATATCCTGTCTGTCAGTTTTGACGGACATAAGTCGATTTCTCCTCAAATAAATTGTCAACTCGGAAAGTGTCATTGGAAAaacattataatatatgtacatatgtaagaacATTAATGATgtagacacatatgtatgtgcatatacacacttacatattatatgctatatacataagtatgtatgtatggcgcTTAATTTAAACCCAAAACAAGTATAGCGATGCAATATGTGcagttaatttcaatatacaaaagtacatatgtataatatattttttgcttgaaCTCTGTGCTCGCTGCGAGTCTGCCGAGTGTAATTATGTGCATATAATAGCATAATTACAGTGCAGTCGCGCTTAGGTTTGCATGAACAAATTTATACTTTTGCTAGTCCACCCAGTAATGAAGCGCACTTTGAGCCAATTTTGATGCGCATATCTTTAAcgcaaacaaataaatgaaatacaaaatactCGACATGTGTAAAGTGTAACAATGTGTGGTTCGCTGTCAGTTGCCTGACACCCTCCTCCATGTGCACATTTATGTTGACATCTTCGGCATATGATACCCACAAACATACGAGACTCAGCGCGCGTGGGTAGCACAACGCTTTGTGATAATATCgtagaattcgacaattttacaTCCCGGCACGCAGTGTGCCTTACCGTCGTTTTTTATTTACTCGTTTTTGTGTGCATTCCAATAACTAATTGCATGAAATTGTCAGCCCTCTATCAATTGGCTGACCATATGGCGCGCGTGCGCTGA contains:
- the LOC126760279 gene encoding probable methylmalonate-semialdehyde dehydrogenase [acylating], mitochondrial isoform X1 yields the protein MSLVRLIGAECRLLAKRGYASSPATTKMFIDGKFVESQTKEWIDLHDPATNEVISRVPKCTQSEMQAALESNKKAFKSWSQQSVLSRQQVMFKLQALIKSNMGELAKNITKEQGKTLADAEGDVLRGLQVVEHSCSIPSLAMGETVANVARDMDTYSLVLPLGVTAGIAPFNFPAMIPLWMFPVAITCGNTMLLKPSERVPGSTMLLMELLNEAGCPPGVVNVIHGQHDVVNFICDAPEIKAVSFVGSDAAGKYIYERAGKNGKRVQSNMGAKNHGVIVADANKENTLNQLAGAAFGAAGQRCMALSTAVFVGEAQKWIPDLVERAKKLKVNAGHVPGTDVGPVISAQSKKRINDLVESGVKEGAKLILDGRNVKVPGYEAGYFVGPTILSDVTPNMECYKEEIFGPVLVILKADTLDEAIQTVNANPYGNGTAIFTTNGATARKFVNEIDVGQVGVNVPIPVPLPMFSFTGTRGSFRGDHHFYGKMGIKFYTQTKTVTQLWRETDVTHTQAAVAMPTMK
- the LOC126760279 gene encoding probable methylmalonate-semialdehyde dehydrogenase [acylating], mitochondrial isoform X2, yielding MFIDGKFVESQTKEWIDLHDPATNEVISRVPKCTQSEMQAALESNKKAFKSWSQQSVLSRQQVMFKLQALIKSNMGELAKNITKEQGKTLADAEGDVLRGLQVVEHSCSIPSLAMGETVANVARDMDTYSLVLPLGVTAGIAPFNFPAMIPLWMFPVAITCGNTMLLKPSERVPGSTMLLMELLNEAGCPPGVVNVIHGQHDVVNFICDAPEIKAVSFVGSDAAGKYIYERAGKNGKRVQSNMGAKNHGVIVADANKENTLNQLAGAAFGAAGQRCMALSTAVFVGEAQKWIPDLVERAKKLKVNAGHVPGTDVGPVISAQSKKRINDLVESGVKEGAKLILDGRNVKVPGYEAGYFVGPTILSDVTPNMECYKEEIFGPVLVILKADTLDEAIQTVNANPYGNGTAIFTTNGATARKFVNEIDVGQVGVNVPIPVPLPMFSFTGTRGSFRGDHHFYGKMGIKFYTQTKTVTQLWRETDVTHTQAAVAMPTMK